The window GACCTGATCAGTGCAGAACTGGCTACGCAGCACCAGGCAGTAGTCACGTGTTGTATCCAACACTACTTCCAGTAAACACCAGGAAAACTGGCTCCATCTTTAGGCTGTCCACTGGAGCCTTCAGAAGAGATTTTAAGGCAGATGAGTTTTTATTAGGAGATGTTCTTGTCATGTCTTTTTGTTCCAGTGTTCTTTAAACCACCTGCTTGCGTCAAAATCTAGTTTGAGTAAATCCATGATCCAGGCGTCCTTCTGAGCCCCCTCGATGAACTCAGCCAGCGATATCTGACCTGTGAGAGAAGAGAGTTCTGGTTATGGTTTTTCCAAATCAAACATCCAAACAATCCCCACTCTTAAACTGCTTTAATCACTGTAACACAACGTCAATGATAAATAATTTCTCCTAAATAGATATTATGTGAATTAGAAGTGACCATCAATTGAATTAGAATTGACATGTAAATTAGAAGTGACTTAATGTGAATTAGAATTGGCCTTGTTCTATCATGTGAAATTAAAGGGACATCATGTGAATTAGAATTGGCCTTGTGCTATCATGTGAAATTAAAGGGACATCATGTGAATTACATGCCAAATAATGTAAATTAGAagtgacatcatgtaaaataGAATTGGTCTTGTTCTATCATGTGAATTTAAAGTGACATCATGTGAATTACATGCcaaataatataaattagaagTGATGTGAATTGTAATTGGTCATATGTGACATTGTGTGAATTTAAAGTGACGCTACGTAAGTTACAAGTGACATCATTTGAATTAGAAGTGATGTTATGTAAATTAGAACTGAACACATGTGACATTGTGTAAATTAGAAGTGATATCATTTAAATTAGAAGTGGACACGTGACATCAATTGAATTAAAAGTGACATGTGAATAAGAATTGGCTTTGTGCTATGATGTGAATTAGATGCCAGATAATGTCATTTAAAAGTGATGTTATGTGAATTGGAACTGGTGACATGTGACACTGTGTGAATTACAAATGACATCATTTGAATTAGAAGTGACATAGTTTAAGTTAGAAGTGGCCACATATGACATCAATTGAAGTAGGAATCACACCATATAAATGTCAAGTGACATCATTTGAACTGAAAGTGACATCATGTGAATTAGAAGTGATGCCATGTAAATAAGAACTGAACACATGTGACATTGTGTGAATTAGAAGTGATATAATTTGAATTAGAAGTGGACATATTGGATATCAACCAAATTAGAAGTGACATGTAAATTAGAAGTGGCACCATGTGAATTAGAGTTGGTCTTGTGCTATCATGTGAATTTAGAGTGAcattatgttaattagatgtcaGAAAATGTAAATTAGAAGTAATGTTATGTGAATTGCTATTGGTCACATGTGACATTGTGTGAATTTAAAGTGACACCACGTAAATTACAAGTGACATTATTTGAATTGGAAGTGACGTCATGTGAACAAGAAGTGACATCATGTGAACAAGAAGTGACATCACGTGATTTAGAAGTGATGTTATGTAAATTATAACTGAACACATGTGACATTGTGTGAATTACAAATGATGTAATTTGAATTAGACGCAGGACACATTTGACATCAAGTGCATTAAAAATGACGTCATGTGACGTCATCATTGCATGGCATCATATGATTATAAGTAACCACATGCAACATCATGTGGTTCCTCAAACAATCAGATCtctaacacacaaaaacacaacacaccacaccGCACCAGCGTGTACCATATGTGTACATTTGAGTCCCTCTCCGTGTTTAGAACTGGGAGTAATTCCTGTTTAATCCTCGTCTGGTTAAATGTCAGAGCGAGGCCCCATATGGAAGCACCTGAAGCTAATCCAGCGTGTATGGCACTGCTCTGCTTTATGTTTTCATCATTATGTAAAACATGGCAGAAGTGTGCATGATCGaacttgtttcttatttttttatttcatacaatGCCTGGCCAAAGAAAGTCACCACCTAGATTTACGCAACTAAGCAAATAAGTAACAGTCTTTCATTGGATAATTGCTACATGGGTCATTATATTTTAGCTGGCAACAAGTTACTTGcacctaactgatgcagtgagtagcttctcatttgttaaacaaccatgtggaaagactcaTCTTGGTTATGgttgtgaaaaatatgttaatCTGTGTCAAAAGGGTTCAATTATCGGCATTCgtcaagcagagaaaacatctaaggagaaaAGGGTTAAAAACTGTCCaacgcattattaaaaagtgaaaacacAGTGGGGAAACATCTTTGTCGAGGAAAGAATGTGGTGGTAGAAAATCTAATGGTAGAAATACAACACTAGAACTATTACtgtttaaaagtgaaagtaagagcatttccacacaagATTGGACTCTGGATTGATGGAAGGAGGGTAAGAAGACTTATAGCAgctgaagtgatgcacccatTATGCCTAGTGCCTAGTGTACAAGTctgtgggggcggggctatgatCTGCCGttactgcagttggtcaggtctaggttcagccgCATTATGTGCACAAACGGGGGCGagaaacacaaaagtaacgcaatagttacttttactggtaactagttacttttatagtggagttacTCTTTTTGGAGaaataactagtaactataactaattactttttcaaagtaacgtgcccaacactggttattcCATCAGAAACAAAGCTAAAGTCGTCCCAACATAATATTAAACTGTGTGATCTTTTATTagtccaggcagtgtattatacaGTGTATACTGTAGTTTTTTGTATATTGCTTCTATAATGAAGTGTGTGTACACATTTTTCACAGattacatttacacacaacacTTACCGTCTTTATTTTGGTCCAGTAGATCGAATATCCTGTCGCACACTTCCCCGGGGGTCATGTCTATGTTTATTTTCTTAAGTTTAAAAATAATCTGaaaagaacagttaaaaaaagaaGACATGTTAAATTAATATATGCCACAAACTCAGAAAGAATGTGTTAAATAATGTGTTGTTCTGTTTTTACACATGAATTATACACAAATGCAAATAGATACAAATTATAGTAGATACTGTGTGTTGTCTGTATCAGATGGGAAACAAAACTGGTCTTACTGTGATAATATGCCTGACTTCAGTTCTGTCCAGTTTTCCGTTCTCATCTTTGTCATAGACTTTAAAAGACCATTTGAGTCTGTCCTCCAGTTTCCCTCTGAGCACCAGATGGACTGCAGCCACAAACTCCACAAAGTCTAATATATTATCCTGaaaatatacacagtacagttaaCAGTTGCTGAATAATCTACAGTCCTGCTCACCATTATTGGCACCCCTTCCTTTTTTGCATAACCTGACAATATCTacagaaataaacataaatgtacCAAAGTTATATATTCAGGATTTTTTAATTGGAGGTTCAaagtaatacaacaaataaaacattgtttttcaatTTGCATGTTGCAATTTTAAagacaaaacagaataaacagcatGAGCAGCAATAAAGACACCCCCTGTTAATATTTGGATTTAGTGTGATGACAGCCTTCAAACGTTTATTGTAGCCATCTATACGCTTCTAGCACTTCTCAGCTGGTATTTTTCCCCACTCTTCCCTTGGAGTTTGTTCAAGCTCTTGAATGTTTGCAGGGTTCTTTTTCCCAATGGCAGCTTTCAACTCACCCCAAAGATTTTCGATGggattgaggtcaggactcaTTGCTGACCATTTTAAAACAGTCCATTTGTTTCCCTTTAAACCATTCCTGTGTGCTTTTGgacgtgtgctttgggtcattgtcttgctggaatacCCATGACCTTCGACTCAAACCAAGTTTTCTTACACTGGGTAGGACATTTCGCTCTAAAATCTCTTGATAATTCTCAGATTTCATGATTCCTGTGATACGGTCAAGTCCTCCAGTACCAGACGCAGCAAAGCAACCCCACAGCATTATGGATCCTGCACCATGCTTAACTGATGGTAGGGTGTTATTTTCCTTATAAGCTTCATTGCGCCACCTGTAAACAAACTGTTGCTTTGCATTGCCTAAAAGCTCTATTcttgtttcatctgtccacagaacaTTTTCCCAGAAGGATTGTGGTTTGTCAAGGTACTCTTTGGCAAAGATCAGTCGTTCCTTTTTATGTCTTTTCTTCAGCAATGGTTTCTTCCTTGGCCTTCGCCCATAAAGTTCTGCTTGGTTTAGTGTGTGGCGTATGGTACTTGTTGAAACCATGACCCCAGACTGTTCCAGGTTGACcttcagttctttggatgtttgccttggttctttttccaccatttGCACCAACCTTCGAAGACAATTTCTCTCAAATTCTCTCGTCAATTTCCCTCTTCCCACCACGCCAGGAAGGTTCTTGACAGTTCTATGCTATGCAAACTTCTTAATAACATTGCACACTGTTGAAACAGGGATACCAAGGTCTTAGGAGATGGCCTTATACCCTTTGGAAGTCTTGTGTTTGCTAATAATAGCAGTTCTGATGTCCTCACACAGCTCCTTTGTTTTCACCATTGTAACAAAAGAACATGGCCCAAGGTTTGGCTTTTTAAAACCCTGAAGTCCTCATTCATTGGCTAATTCATGTCACATGGGCACTGATAATTTGCCACAGGTGATTATCCTATGGGATTTGCCACAGGTGAGTGAAAATGTGTTTCCATACTAATTTAGTGTAAAGGGTGCCAATACCAGTGTCACAGCAAGCTTAaggtttttttctaattttctattttgttttaaatatgagtGCTCTATACAAAAAAACTTCATGGGTGCCAATAATGATGAGCAGGACTGTATATTAGAATCTGGATATTCATAAtacataatggatactgaattatttataataatgtataaataataagcaTTGTTATTGACCCATAGCatata of the Astyanax mexicanus isolate ESR-SI-001 chromosome 10, AstMex3_surface, whole genome shotgun sequence genome contains:
- the guca1g gene encoding guanylate cyclase activator 1g, giving the protein MLMMGQTQSEDDDEVDLVQIQTLYTAFMKQCPSGALHLHEFRNIFGVQSSSEEEALFMELIFKSFDRNKDNILDFVEFVAAVHLVLRGKLEDRLKWSFKVYDKDENGKLDRTEVRHIITIIFKLKKINIDMTPGEVCDRIFDLLDQNKDGQISLAEFIEGAQKDAWIMDLLKLDFDASRWFKEHWNKKT